From a region of the Campylobacter sp. genome:
- the rny gene encoding ribonuclease Y: MIEILIALCALAVGAGIGYLVARKINNANYDFFVEQAKAKAKAIEFEAEGILRNSKISVQEAEFEARKKYEDKASKLQKEFNVKFDELGKKEHALLTEQEILKDSKKELESAKKEAKFLYEEGSNLKKSYEEKLAEALKVLERVAGFTQDEARAQVLKKVEEQSRTDIAHIVRKYEEEAKKEARKKANYILAQATSRFAGEFAAERLINVVNIKNDELKGRIIGKEGRNIKALEMTLGVDVIIDDTPNAIIVSSHNLYRRAIAVRVIETLIEDGRIQPARIEDIYKKVSDEFEASIAEEGENIVMDLGLSKIHPEILKLIGKLKFRASYGQNALAHSLEVAHLAGIIAAETGGDQKLAKRAGLLHDIGKALTHEYEGSHVDLGAEVCRRYKEHPVVINAIYAHHGHEEATSVESAAVCAADALSAARPGARREVLESYLKRVSDIEAIAMSKTGVKQAYAINAGREIRVIANAKLMNDDEAVLVAKEIASDIQDKVQFPGEIKVNVIRELRAVEIAK; the protein is encoded by the coding sequence AAAGCCAAAGCTATAGAATTTGAAGCCGAGGGCATCTTGCGAAATTCTAAAATTTCGGTGCAGGAAGCTGAGTTTGAAGCTAGGAAAAAATACGAAGATAAGGCAAGCAAACTGCAGAAAGAATTTAACGTTAAATTTGACGAGCTCGGCAAAAAGGAGCACGCGCTTCTAACCGAGCAAGAGATTTTAAAAGACAGCAAAAAAGAGCTCGAAAGCGCCAAAAAAGAGGCGAAATTCCTCTACGAAGAGGGCTCAAATTTAAAGAAAAGCTATGAAGAGAAGCTAGCCGAAGCGCTTAAGGTTTTGGAGCGCGTGGCGGGCTTTACGCAGGACGAGGCGCGCGCGCAGGTGCTTAAGAAGGTCGAGGAGCAAAGCCGCACCGACATCGCTCACATCGTGCGAAAATATGAAGAGGAAGCCAAAAAAGAGGCGCGAAAAAAGGCGAATTATATTTTGGCGCAGGCTACGTCGCGCTTTGCTGGCGAGTTTGCCGCCGAGCGACTTATCAACGTCGTAAATATCAAAAATGACGAGCTTAAAGGTCGCATCATCGGCAAGGAGGGGCGCAACATAAAGGCGCTTGAGATGACTTTGGGCGTGGATGTCATCATCGACGATACCCCCAATGCGATCATCGTAAGCTCGCACAATCTATACCGTCGCGCTATCGCCGTTCGCGTCATCGAAACTCTTATCGAGGACGGCAGAATTCAGCCTGCGCGTATCGAGGACATCTACAAAAAAGTAAGCGACGAATTTGAAGCTAGTATTGCCGAAGAGGGCGAAAATATCGTAATGGATCTAGGTCTTAGTAAAATTCACCCCGAAATTTTAAAACTCATCGGCAAGCTTAAATTTCGCGCGAGCTACGGACAGAATGCCCTTGCGCACAGCCTTGAGGTCGCACATCTTGCGGGCATCATCGCCGCAGAAACGGGCGGAGATCAAAAGCTAGCTAAGCGAGCGGGTCTACTTCACGACATCGGCAAGGCGCTAACTCACGAGTACGAGGGTTCGCACGTAGATCTGGGCGCCGAGGTTTGCCGCCGCTACAAAGAGCATCCCGTGGTGATAAACGCTATCTACGCCCACCACGGCCACGAGGAGGCTACCAGCGTGGAAAGCGCCGCAGTCTGTGCCGCAGACGCGCTAAGTGCTGCGCGCCCGGGCGCTAGACGAGAGGTACTAGAAAGCTATCTAAAACGCGTTAGCGATATAGAGGCGATCGCGATGAGTAAAACGGGCGTCAAGCAAGCCTACGCGATCAACGCAGGTCGCGAAATCCGCGTTATCGCAAACGCCAAGCTCATGAACGACGATGAGGCGGTTTTGGTCGCTAAAGAGATCGCTTCGGATATCCAAGATAAGGTTCAATTCCCGGGCGAGATCAAGGTTAATGTCATACGCGAGCTTCGCGCGGTGGAGATAGCTAAATAA